In the Onychostoma macrolepis isolate SWU-2019 chromosome 09, ASM1243209v1, whole genome shotgun sequence genome, one interval contains:
- the LOC131546671 gene encoding LOW QUALITY PROTEIN: uncharacterized protein LOC131546671 (The sequence of the model RefSeq protein was modified relative to this genomic sequence to represent the inferred CDS: substituted 1 base at 1 genomic stop codon), which yields MYVSSNSDGYWVMPLLDGEAIPMQVDTGTAVSLVAESTYLEKWSHLCPREANLTLKSYTGELVPLSEDKCEFFQSTIEYLGHVIDSAGLHTASSKVKAIVDATSPKNVSQLRSFLGLLTYYAKFMPNLASRLHPLHELLNKSKQWKWSERCEKAFRDVKCVLTPFKVLTHYNPSLPIQLPCDASLYGVSAVLSHVMPSGEERPIAFASRTLNSAESNYGQIEREALAIVFAVKKFHQYLFGRRFTLLTDHRPLTSIFGPQTGIPSLAANRMQRWALLLSAHQYDIKYRRSEQHCNADGLSRLPLPDKPPEGSQADIFYFLTWISHGKGVEMTDNFKPYLVRQNELTVQSGCQIWGYRVIIPPRLRNLLQKELHSGHTGIVRMKEMARSYFWWPGIDAEIXEEASGCPDCQNVRNMPQIAPLHPWDFPEEPWQRIHIDFAGPMESHMFLVIVNALSKWPEVAVMNSTSSEKAIEELRSVFSRFGIPQQLVSDNGPQLVSEEFQSFLRVNGIQHIRSAPYHPSTNGLAERFVQTLKKDLKTSQGKGSLNQRLNTFLLSYRNTPHAVTKVSPATALLKRQLRSRLDLLRPTGTKQIVLSQQRMQVERRCKAKFRSFNRGDSVLARNYGKGAKWVLATILAQTGPVSYIVETKDNQTWRHVDQLLSSATSSDDPCDLRAQQQQQQQLQLPSHISPGQDVFTEILPTPPASEPRVSVTSENTSPIPATPVTVTDTLVKTPPVPPLHCYPTRVRKPPQRLDL from the coding sequence ATGTATGTGTCTTCAAATTCTGATGGCTACTGGGTGATGCCACTGCTGGATGGAGAGGCCATCCCTATGCAAGTGGACACAGGCACAGCTGTATCGCTCGTGGCAGAGTCAACTTATCTAGAGAAGTGGTCACACCTCTGTCCCAGGGAAGCGAACCTGACCCTGAAATCATACACAGGAGAGCTTGTACCTCTTTCAGAAGACAAATGTGAATTCTTCCAATCCACAATCGAATATCTTGGGCATGTAATTGACAGCGCTGGTCTCCACACAGCATCATCAAAGGTAAAAGCTATTGTGGATGCAACATCTCCAAAGAACGTAAGCCAGCTGAGATCATTCCTAGGGCTACTAACATACTATGCAAAGTTCATGCCAAACCTGGCCAGCAGGCTTCATCCCCTACATGAACTGCTAAACAAGTCTAAACAATGGAAATGGTCCGAGAGATGTGAGAAGGCATTCAGGGATGTTAAATGTGTATTAACACCATTCAAGGTCCTCACTCATTACAACCCTTCACTACCGATACAGCTGCCATGTGATGCTTCACTGTATGGTGTCAGCGCAGTACTTTCACACGTTATGCCATCCGGTGAAGAAAGGCCAATCGCCTTTGCGTCAAGGACCCTGAACTCGGCAGAGAGCAATTACGGTCAAATTGAACGAGAAGCCTTAGCAATCGTATTTGCTGTCAAGAAATTTCACCAGTACTTGTTTGGGCGCAGATTTACTCTACTTACTGACCACAGACCACTTACCTCTATATTTGGTCCCCAAACCGGCATTCCCTCATTGGCGGCAAATCGCATGCAGCGCTGGGCTCTGTTGTTGTCGGCACATCAGTATGACATCAAGTACAGGAGATCCGAGCAGCACTGCAATGCAGATGGACTATCCAGGTTGCCTCTGCCGGACAAGCCACCAGAAGGCAGTCAAGCTGACATCTTTTACTTTTTGACCTGGATCTCTCATGGCAAGGGAGTAGAGATGACAGACAACTTCAAACCTTATCTGGTTCGACAAAATGAGCTTACAGTACAATCTGGCTGCCAGATCTGGGGTTATCGTGTCATTATACCCCCACGTCTGAGGAACCTTTTGCAGAAAGAACTTCATTCAGGCCACACGGGAATAGTGAGGATGAAAGAGATGGCCCGCAGCTACTTCTGGTGGCCGGGTATAGATGCAGAGATCTAAGAGGAAGCAAGTGGTTGTCCAGATTGCCAGAATGTAAGAAACATGCCACAGATAGCCCCTTTGCACCCATGGGACTTTCCAGAGGAGCCATGGCAGAGAATACATATCGACTTCGCAGGACCAATGGAGAGCCATATGTTTCTGGTGATTGTCAACGCTCTCAGCAAATGGCCGGAGGTAGCAGTTATGAACAGCACATCTTCTGAGAAAGCCATCGAAGAGCTTAGATCTGTGTTCAGTCGTTTTGGGATACCACAGCAGCTTGTAAGCGATAATGGCCCCCAATTGGTGTCTGAAGAGTTTCAGTCCTTTCTGCGTGTGAATGGGATTCAGCACATCAGATCTGCGCCTTATCACCCATCCACCAATGGCCTGGCTGAACGATTCGTCCAGACTCTGAAGAAGGATCTAAAGACGTCGCAGGGTAAGGGTTCCCTAAACCAGCGATTGAACACTTTTCTGTTGTCGTATAGAAACACGCCACATGCAGTCACTAAAGTCTCTCCAGCTACAGCACTGCTGAAACGACAACTACGCAGCAGACTGGACCTGCTGAGACCAACAGGAACCAAGCAGATTGTCTTGTCACAACAGCGAATGCAGGTGGAGAGGCGATGTAAGGCGAAGTTTAGAAGTTTCAACAGAGGTGACAGCGTACTTGCTCGTAATTATGGAAAGGGTGCAAAATGGGTACTCGCAACCATTCTTGCACAAACTGGCCCTGTTTCGTACATTGTTGAAACGAAAGACAATCAGACATGGAGACATGTTGACCAGTTATTGTCTTCAGCAACCTCCAGTGATGACCCCTGTGATTTGAGGgcccaacaacaacaacaacaacaactgcaaCTCCCATCTCACATCAGCCCGGGTCAGGATGTATTCACAGAAATCTTGCCCACACCACCTGCTAGTGAACCTCGGGTAAGCGTTACTTCTGAGAATACATCTCCTATACCAGCTACTCCAGTGACTGTTACAGACACTCTAGTAAAAACACCACCTGTGCCTCCTCTCCATTGTTACCCGACTAGAGTGCGGAAACCACCACAAAGACTGGATCTCTAG